A genomic stretch from Flavobacteriales bacterium includes:
- a CDS encoding acyl-CoA reductase — MFPIDDRKNALVSLGSFLSQFGPRGVTLDHPLNANYYDAFATLLDHQFTKNGWFTPDNMRHAVGAWGMALRADAVDQWFDRENVLAETSDRTVSVIMAGNIPMVGMHDMLSVIAAGHKLVAKLSSDDARLLPVIGRLLEELAPALRGRMTFTEERLGEVDAVIATGSGNTARYFEYYFKDMPALIRRNRSSVAILDGEESDEELAGLAEDVFRYFGKGCRSVSKIYVPEGYDLNKLFGAFSPFKYVIDNNKYANNYDYHKAIFLMNRDDIFENGFVLLKRSEKLSAPVSTLFYEEYTDPEVVREHLSTQKDQLQCIVSRDDSWPLHVKPGFTQNPELWQYADGVNVMKFLRAV; from the coding sequence ATGTTTCCGATCGATGATCGCAAAAACGCACTTGTTTCACTGGGTAGTTTCCTGAGTCAATTTGGCCCTAGGGGCGTGACCCTTGACCACCCGCTCAACGCCAATTACTACGATGCTTTCGCAACATTATTGGACCACCAGTTCACCAAGAATGGCTGGTTTACGCCCGATAACATGCGCCACGCTGTGGGGGCTTGGGGTATGGCCCTACGGGCCGATGCGGTAGATCAGTGGTTCGATCGTGAAAACGTGTTAGCGGAGACCTCCGACCGTACGGTTAGCGTTATCATGGCCGGCAATATTCCCATGGTGGGCATGCACGATATGTTGAGTGTGATCGCCGCAGGGCATAAGCTCGTAGCCAAGCTGAGTAGCGATGACGCGCGACTTTTACCCGTTATTGGACGACTGCTCGAAGAATTGGCACCGGCCTTGAGAGGGCGCATGACCTTTACCGAGGAGCGATTGGGCGAGGTCGATGCCGTTATCGCTACCGGTTCGGGAAATACAGCGCGCTATTTCGAATATTATTTTAAAGATATGCCGGCGCTGATCCGCCGAAACCGCAGTAGTGTGGCGATCTTGGACGGGGAGGAGAGCGATGAGGAATTGGCCGGATTGGCCGAAGATGTGTTCCGCTATTTCGGTAAGGGCTGCCGCAGCGTAAGCAAGATTTATGTGCCCGAAGGGTACGACCTCAACAAGCTTTTTGGGGCGTTTTCCCCCTTCAAGTACGTTATCGACAACAACAAGTATGCGAATAACTACGACTACCACAAGGCGATCTTTTTAATGAATCGCGACGATATTTTCGAGAACGGATTCGTGCTTTTGAAGCGTTCCGAAAAGTTGTCGGCCCCCGTGAGCACCTTGTTCTACGAGGAGTATACCGACCCCGAAGTGGTACGCGAGCACTTATCGACCCAAAAAGACCAACTGCAGTGCATCGTAAGTCGCGACGACAGCTGGCCACTGCACGTAAAGCCCGGATTCACCCAAAATCCCGAGTTGTGGCAGTACGCCGATGGGGTGAACGTGATGAAGTTTCTGAGGGCGGTTTGA
- a CDS encoding 4Fe-4S dicluster domain-containing protein codes for MAIKITDECINCGACEPECPNNAIYEGGQEWRFSDGTDLKGGVTSKTGIFADADDAQEPLDYDVYYIVTDKCTECKGFHEEPQCAAVCPVDCCVPDEDHVETGEELLEKKAFLHL; via the coding sequence ATGGCCATCAAGATAACCGACGAATGCATCAACTGCGGGGCTTGCGAGCCCGAGTGCCCCAATAACGCGATCTACGAAGGCGGTCAGGAATGGCGCTTTAGCGACGGAACCGACCTCAAAGGCGGTGTAACGTCCAAAACCGGTATCTTCGCCGATGCCGACGATGCGCAAGAGCCCTTAGATTACGACGTTTACTACATCGTTACCGACAAATGCACCGAATGTAAAGGCTTCCACGAAGAGCCGCAATGCGCCGCCGTTTGCCCGGTCGATTGCTGCGTGCCCGATGAAGACCACGTGGAGACCGGAGAAGAATTGCTGGAGAAGAAAGCTTTCCTGCATTTGTAA
- the serC gene encoding 3-phosphoserine/phosphohydroxythreonine transaminase, which yields MKKHNYSAGPCILLQSVFDQSAEAIKDLDGIGLSLLEISHRSKEFVAIMEEARSLSKELLGFGDEYEALFLGGGASMQFLMVIYNLMKAENGKAAYLDTGTWANKAIKEAKLFGEVDVVASSKDANYNFVPTEYSILTDADYFHCTSNNTIFGTSMPDFPKADIPMVCDMSSDIFSRVIDFSQFDLIYAGAQKNIGPAGATLVIVKKDILGKTGRTIPSMLDYSVHISKDSMFNTPPVFPIYASMLTLRHLKENGGIAEAEKKNIAKAELLYGEIDRNPLFKGTAEKNSRSKMNACFLLENEELAPQFDALWQNAGINGLKGHRSVGGYRASMYNALPLESVQVLVDVMKNLEEKYG from the coding sequence ATGAAAAAACACAACTACAGTGCCGGACCGTGCATTCTGCTACAATCGGTATTCGATCAATCAGCCGAAGCTATTAAGGATCTGGACGGAATCGGGCTCTCGCTGCTCGAGATCTCGCACCGATCCAAGGAATTCGTTGCCATTATGGAGGAGGCGCGCAGCCTGTCGAAAGAGCTGCTCGGATTCGGAGACGAATACGAAGCCCTGTTTTTGGGTGGTGGTGCCAGCATGCAGTTTCTGATGGTGATCTACAACCTCATGAAGGCGGAGAACGGCAAGGCCGCGTACCTGGATACCGGAACCTGGGCGAACAAAGCCATCAAAGAAGCGAAGCTTTTTGGGGAGGTCGACGTGGTCGCCAGCTCCAAGGACGCGAACTATAATTTTGTTCCGACCGAGTACAGTATTCTGACCGATGCCGATTACTTCCACTGCACATCGAACAACACCATTTTCGGTACGTCGATGCCGGACTTCCCGAAGGCGGACATTCCGATGGTGTGCGATATGTCGTCGGACATCTTTAGCCGCGTGATCGACTTTAGCCAGTTCGATCTCATTTACGCCGGCGCACAAAAGAATATAGGTCCGGCCGGAGCGACGCTCGTGATCGTCAAGAAGGACATCCTGGGTAAGACCGGCCGCACCATTCCGAGCATGCTCGACTACAGCGTGCACATCAGCAAGGACAGTATGTTCAACACGCCACCGGTATTCCCGATCTACGCGAGTATGCTGACCCTGCGTCATCTCAAGGAGAATGGAGGAATTGCCGAGGCGGAGAAAAAGAACATCGCCAAGGCCGAGTTACTTTACGGTGAAATCGACCGCAATCCGCTGTTCAAAGGAACGGCCGAGAAAAACAGTCGATCAAAAATGAACGCTTGTTTCTTGCTCGAGAACGAGGAATTAGCGCCGCAATTCGACGCCTTGTGGCAAAATGCGGGCATCAACGGGCTCAAGGGTCACCGCTCGGTAGGTGGTTACCGCGCCTCGATGTACAATGCCCTTCCGCTCGAAAGCGTACAGGTGTTGGTCGATGTAATGAAGAACCTAGAAGAGAAATACGGTTAA
- a CDS encoding D-2-hydroxyacid dehydrogenase, translating to MKILANDGLAAVGITMLEEAGHEVLLNKVPQEQLANFINDNDVSALLVRSATQARKDLIDACPRLKFIGRGGVGMDNIDVAYAREKGLRVQNTTAASSESVAELVFAHLFGGVRFLYSANREMPLEGELNFKGLKKAYGGGRELRGKTLGVLGFGRIGQATAKIALGVGMDVVYHDPFLEEATLKVEFSGGKSLDFDFKSVSKDELLSNSDFITLHMPAQKDGKYVLGAAEFGKMKAGAGVVNAARGGVVDEVTLLKALDDEHLSFAALDVFENEPTPPVQVLMHPKLSLSPHIGASTEEAQDRIGSEMAGYLIEFFG from the coding sequence ATGAAGATTTTGGCAAATGACGGCTTGGCTGCCGTGGGTATTACCATGCTCGAAGAAGCCGGACACGAAGTACTATTGAACAAGGTCCCTCAAGAGCAGTTGGCCAATTTCATCAACGATAACGATGTTTCTGCCCTCTTGGTGCGCTCTGCTACCCAGGCTCGGAAAGACCTCATCGACGCTTGCCCAAGACTCAAGTTCATCGGCCGCGGTGGTGTAGGAATGGACAATATCGACGTTGCATACGCTCGCGAAAAAGGCCTTCGCGTGCAAAACACGACGGCCGCATCGAGCGAGTCGGTAGCTGAGTTGGTATTCGCCCACCTCTTTGGAGGCGTTCGCTTTTTGTACAGCGCCAACCGCGAAATGCCACTCGAAGGCGAGTTGAACTTCAAAGGCCTCAAGAAGGCCTATGGAGGCGGTCGAGAGTTGCGTGGCAAAACCCTCGGAGTGCTCGGATTCGGACGCATTGGACAAGCCACGGCGAAGATCGCTCTGGGTGTAGGAATGGACGTGGTGTATCACGATCCCTTCCTCGAGGAGGCTACCTTAAAGGTGGAATTCAGCGGTGGAAAAAGTCTCGACTTCGACTTTAAGAGCGTAAGTAAGGACGAGCTGTTGTCCAACTCCGACTTCATCACCCTGCACATGCCGGCTCAAAAGGACGGCAAGTACGTATTGGGTGCTGCCGAGTTCGGTAAAATGAAGGCCGGAGCCGGAGTCGTGAACGCCGCCCGTGGCGGTGTGGTCGACGAAGTGACTTTGTTGAAAGCCTTGGACGACGAGCATTTGAGCTTTGCGGCGTTGGACGTGTTCGAAAACGAACCTACTCCACCCGTACAAGTGTTGATGCACCCAAAGCTGAGTTTGAGCCCGCACATAGGAGCGTCAACGGAAGAAGCGCAAGACCGCATTGGTTCAGAGATGGCCGGCTACTTAATCGAGTTCTTCGGGTAA
- a CDS encoding DUF1015 domain-containing protein: MAKIIPFRAIRPPRDVVHLVASRSYVSYDKASLCDKLENNPYTFLHIINPDWQGEELSGTDKYEAVRKAFDDFRAAGTFIQDSAPCIYLYEQIAHGESFMGLVVGAAVEDYRNGVIRKHEDTLSHRENMFKEYLKVTDFNAEPVLLTYPDAPGIDELIAAKSEERPEYEYYTTDKHLHRLWVFEEARDLQHIQEYFSHMTALYIADGHHRSASSSLLADELHQELGTEGEQPFDYFMAFMIPESRMHIWDYNRLLRDLNGLSKEEFLEKLEGSFEVYRLSAGTDPRPRSKHHLSVYIGGEWFALTYHDESLDPTDPVADLDARILTVEVLRPILGIEDLRTSDRVDFLDGRKGMKGLEAAVDSGKYAAAFALYPVSTEQLKRISDADLTMPPKSTYIEPKLRSGLTVYPIEGKK; this comes from the coding sequence TTGGCAAAGATCATCCCCTTTAGAGCTATCCGCCCGCCGCGCGATGTGGTGCATTTGGTCGCCTCGCGTTCGTACGTGAGTTACGATAAGGCCTCGCTGTGCGATAAGCTCGAGAACAACCCCTACACCTTCTTGCACATCATCAATCCCGATTGGCAAGGCGAGGAACTAAGCGGAACCGACAAATATGAAGCTGTTCGTAAGGCGTTCGATGATTTTCGTGCCGCAGGCACCTTTATTCAAGATTCGGCACCGTGTATTTACTTGTACGAGCAAATTGCCCACGGCGAAAGCTTTATGGGCTTGGTGGTAGGCGCTGCGGTTGAAGACTACCGGAACGGGGTCATTCGCAAGCACGAGGACACGCTGAGCCACCGCGAGAACATGTTCAAGGAGTACTTAAAGGTGACCGATTTCAATGCCGAGCCCGTGCTCCTCACCTATCCGGATGCCCCGGGGATCGACGAGCTCATTGCCGCGAAAAGCGAGGAGCGGCCCGAGTACGAGTATTACACCACCGACAAGCACCTGCATCGACTGTGGGTCTTTGAAGAGGCGCGGGACCTCCAGCACATTCAGGAGTATTTTTCGCACATGACGGCCCTGTACATCGCCGATGGGCATCACCGATCGGCATCGAGTAGTCTGCTGGCCGATGAGCTCCATCAAGAGCTGGGAACCGAGGGCGAGCAGCCCTTCGACTATTTCATGGCCTTTATGATCCCGGAGAGCCGCATGCACATCTGGGACTACAATCGTCTGCTGCGCGACCTCAACGGTCTGTCGAAGGAAGAGTTCTTAGAAAAATTGGAGGGATCATTTGAGGTTTACCGCCTCTCGGCGGGAACCGATCCACGTCCGCGCAGTAAACACCATTTGTCGGTGTATATCGGTGGCGAATGGTTCGCCCTCACCTACCACGACGAATCGCTCGACCCTACCGATCCGGTGGCCGATCTCGATGCCCGTATTTTGACGGTAGAGGTGCTGCGTCCGATCCTCGGAATCGAAGATCTGCGCACTAGCGATCGGGTCGATTTCCTCGATGGCCGAAAGGGAATGAAGGGTCTTGAAGCCGCCGTGGATTCGGGAAAATATGCAGCGGCTTTTGCGCTGTACCCGGTTTCGACCGAGCAGTTAAAGCGCATTTCGGATGCCGATTTGACCATGCCGCCTAAGAGCACCTACATAGAACCTAAACTTCGGAGCGGGTTGACCGTTTACCCTATAGAAGGTAAAAAGTAA
- a CDS encoding YggS family pyridoxal phosphate-dependent enzyme has product MSTIAKNLDRIKGELPGHVTLVAVSKTKSNSAVEEAYATGHHDFGENKVQELQKKQPALPDDIHWHFIGHLQRNKVKYMAPFVHLIHGVNSLRLAKEIDKRARQNERKINALLQVHIAEESTKFGFDFDELKALVASNDLAGLEHLRIRGLMGMATYTDDMDQVRREFKSLKSAFDHIKTSFADCDILSMGMSNDYKVAIEEGSTMVRIGTDIFGERNY; this is encoded by the coding sequence ATGTCCACCATTGCCAAAAACCTCGATCGTATCAAAGGCGAATTGCCCGGGCACGTGACCTTGGTGGCGGTGAGTAAGACCAAATCGAATTCCGCCGTCGAAGAAGCGTACGCTACGGGGCACCACGATTTCGGGGAAAACAAAGTTCAGGAGCTCCAAAAAAAGCAGCCCGCCTTGCCCGATGATATTCACTGGCATTTCATTGGTCATCTTCAGCGGAACAAGGTGAAGTACATGGCTCCTTTCGTTCATTTGATCCACGGGGTCAATAGCCTTCGTTTAGCCAAAGAAATCGACAAGCGCGCGCGTCAAAACGAGCGAAAGATCAATGCGCTGCTGCAGGTACATATTGCCGAGGAAAGCACCAAGTTCGGGTTCGACTTCGATGAACTCAAGGCGCTCGTAGCATCGAATGACTTGGCCGGATTAGAGCATTTGCGTATTCGGGGCCTCATGGGTATGGCCACCTACACCGACGATATGGATCAGGTGCGTCGCGAGTTCAAATCGTTGAAGTCCGCATTCGACCATATAAAAACTTCCTTCGCCGATTGCGACATACTCTCCATGGGGATGAGCAATGATTATAAAGTCGCCATTGAAGAAGGAAGCACTATGGTGCGTATCGGCACCGATATCTTCGGGGAGCGGAACTATTAG